GACAACTACACCCCAACAAACCTATCAGATTATTCGAAAAGAGGCTATATCATGAAGCGGTTATTTGTCTCGTTAGGGATTATTACTGTTATTTTAACGATCAGTTTAGTTGGTCTGTGGCATTTAAATTTTGTGACAGACCAGGTAGAGGAATACACCACCAACATACAAACCGCATTGGACCAAAACAATATAACAAAAGCCCAAGAACTGAATTATCAGCTCTCAGGCTTTTGGGAACGGCAACACCGTTATTTAACATTATATATCCGCCATAATAATATAGATGAAATTAGCAAAACAATTTCTGAATTAGAACAATACCTCCAACGCACAGATTATGCGGAGTTCTCTTCCAGGTTAAGCTACATCCAACAACTGATGTTGGATATGAGAGATGCCGAAATTCCTATTCTTTTCAATATATTATAACTATTTCAAGCTTTTTAACTCTTCCATAAATTCATCTAAAGTAGAAAACTCACGGTACACCGAGACAAATCGGATATATGCTACTAGATCAATATCCTTTAGTTTTTGCATTGCCAACTCGGCAATATCATTGGATGATACTTCCCGAACAAATGAATTAAGCAGAGAAGCCTCAATATCAGCAACTGCCTTTTCCAATATTTCAATCGAAACTGGACGCTTTCCACATGCCCTTAATAACCGGTTTAATAGTTTTTGACGGTCAAAAGGCTGGCGGGAATGGTCTTTTTTTACCACCATTAACGGTGTAGTTTCAATTATTTCATAAGTAGTAAAACGTCCACCACATTGGATGCATTCTCTTCTACGCCTAATTTTAGATCCTTCTTCTGTTGGACGGGAATCAATCACTTTGCTTTCATTATAACCACAAAACGGGCATTTCACTGGAACATCTCCCCTTTTTATGAAACTAACTCTTTAAGCTAATCTGCCATAACAAAATAAAATTTTTTTCATTAAAATAATACATATAACACAGTGCTATTTTATTCTGCTACACTTTAAATTGATAGAAACAAAATAATATTTACTATAGTAAACTAGTAAAACAATGAAGTGTTTATACTACAACAAATTCTATCAGACCATATATTATATCAGTCTAATTTAATACCATACTAATTATACATTGTAATAATTAAATATTTGGTTCTGTTAAAAATGTGTTGTCAACAAATAAAATAGTATCCATGTTCGCTAACCGATAGGTTTAAATAAAAATCTTATTCTATTTTTTATTACGTTGCGCTTTTATGCGCATAAGTAAAATAAAATAGTACCTATTTTCACTAACCGATAGGTTTGAATAAAAATCTATTCTATTTTTTATAGTATCATAAAAATTGGAAAAATACAATCTTTTTCTCAATAAATTGATGTGGTTTCTACTAAAAAATCATAGAGTACATCATCAATGTGACAAATGTCAACATCATTTTCTGCCAGCAAAGAAAGAAAACACCATGTTGTTTCTTCAGACTCAGATAGGTTTTGGCATTCATACACTAACTGTCCTGTCGTAATTTCTGTAATACGAATACCATATTCAGTAAATTCTCCCATATCTACGTCCTTTACAGCATGGTGTGTCATTTCATAGTTATGTTGTCCATCACATAAAATAGTTTTAATAATTTTGTCCTGATTCATTATTGCTTTTCCTCCCAAAGCGTTTTAATTTTTCCAGGCACTATTATATAACAGCTTTCCACAATAATCCACTAATTTTATTCGACAACAATCAACAAATATTTAAA
This is a stretch of genomic DNA from Clostridium facile. It encodes these proteins:
- a CDS encoding DUF4363 family protein, which encodes MKRLFVSLGIITVILTISLVGLWHLNFVTDQVEEYTTNIQTALDQNNITKAQELNYQLSGFWERQHRYLTLYIRHNNIDEISKTISELEQYLQRTDYAEFSSRLSYIQQLMLDMRDAEIPILFNIL
- the nrdR gene encoding transcriptional regulator NrdR; translation: MKCPFCGYNESKVIDSRPTEEGSKIRRRRECIQCGGRFTTYEIIETTPLMVVKKDHSRQPFDRQKLLNRLLRACGKRPVSIEILEKAVADIEASLLNSFVREVSSNDIAELAMQKLKDIDLVAYIRFVSVYREFSTLDEFMEELKSLK
- a CDS encoding DUF6514 family protein; this encodes MNQDKIIKTILCDGQHNYEMTHHAVKDVDMGEFTEYGIRITEITTGQLVYECQNLSESEETTWCFLSLLAENDVDICHIDDVLYDFLVETTSIY